CCCATGGCTTCGACGTAGGGCGCTAAGAACTCATCGGGAGTGCGATCGCCCGCTGGCACGAAGGCCGCCGCAGTCTGGGCATCCGGGGCCGGTAGCTGGGCCTGGACCCACGCCTCATAGTCCTCGACCGAATCCACAAACACCCGAGACTTCATGGCGCCGTGGTAGGGGCCGCACAGCTCTGCGCAGATCAGCGGATAGTCCCCAACGCGAGTGGCCACAAAGCGCAGCTCCGTTTGGCGACCGGGAATGGCGTCTTGCTTGAGACGAAACTCGGGCACCCAGAATGCGTGCAGCACATCATTGGCCATGATCCGCAGCTTGACTTCTTTGCCCACCGGCACGTGGAGCTCTCCGGCGGTGATGTTGGTGCCGGGGTAGTTAAACAGCCACGCATACTGAATGCCGGTGACATCCACCGTCAGGTCTGCGGGCTGGGTCTCCATCTCGGGCGGCGCGCCGACGCCAGCGGCCACGGGCATCCCATCGTGATGGTGGGTGGCGGGGAGGCTGCTCTCGTCAGACAGCGTGGCGGCGATCGCCGCGCCGGGCATCGACTTTTTGGCCGTGGTTTGCTCCACGCGCACCCCGTGGTGATCGGAGCCCGCCTCCGGATCGAAGCCCCCCATGTCCTTGTAGACATCGAAGCTGTAGATCGAAATCACCAGCACGATCACCGCCGGAATCGCCGTCCAGAGGATTTCTAGCGGAATGTTGCCCTCGATGGGCGGGCCGTCGGTGGTGTCTCCGGGGCGGCGACGAAACCGGATGGCGGCGACGACGATGACGCCTTGGACCAGCAAAAAGAGGCCGACAGAGACGGTCATCATCGCGTTGAAGAGGCCGTCGATGCGGACGGCGTCTTCGGTGGCGGCAACGGGAAGGAGGCCATGGTTTTGGCCAAACCAGAGGCTCACCAAGGTGAGCAAGATGCCGGCAATGAGCGTTGTGATGTTGCTTGGAATTTTCACGGCTGCCTGCTAAACACAGAAACGTTGGGAGAGGCCATCGATCGCCCCAAAAGCCTACAAAAGGCTCGCAGAATGGGCCGATTGACTATTCTCAAAGCCCCCAGCAGCGATCGCCCGCCCTGTCCAAAACGCCTAGAGTCGCGCTTTGCGAGGGTGGCGGACATCGTCTAGAGAGCGCCAGAAAAACCGTTGCAGGACCTCTCGCCCTGAAACCGCTGCGGGGGCGATCGCTGAAAAATTCACCAGCATTCTTGAAAGACTAGGCCAGTGAATTCTCAAAAATCATGCGTTCTGCAAGGTCCTGGGAGCCTAGAAAAAGCTCACCTACCACGGTAGAACAGACCTCCTGAATTCGCACGGATCTGTCTGGGATTTCAAATGTTTTTTAGGAATTTCTTTGGGATCTGATCGAAAAGGGCGATCGCTCTCAGCGTCTTGGTTCAAGGCGATCGCTTTTATGTAACTGTTTATGAAAATTTAATGTTTTCTGTAACAACAGTTTTTGATTAAAAAATCTGAAAACAATCCAAAAAATCTCTAAAGACTGAACCATTCAGAAGC
This genomic stretch from Geitlerinema sp. PCC 7407 harbors:
- a CDS encoding cytochrome c oxidase subunit II; its protein translation is MKIPSNITTLIAGILLTLVSLWFGQNHGLLPVAATEDAVRIDGLFNAMMTVSVGLFLLVQGVIVVAAIRFRRRPGDTTDGPPIEGNIPLEILWTAIPAVIVLVISIYSFDVYKDMGGFDPEAGSDHHGVRVEQTTAKKSMPGAAIAATLSDESSLPATHHHDGMPVAAGVGAPPEMETQPADLTVDVTGIQYAWLFNYPGTNITAGELHVPVGKEVKLRIMANDVLHAFWVPEFRLKQDAIPGRQTELRFVATRVGDYPLICAELCGPYHGAMKSRVFVDSVEDYEAWVQAQLPAPDAQTAAAFVPAGDRTPDEFLAPYVEAMGIDSEAIAQMHAHHHSAS